From Bacillus marinisedimentorum:
GAGTCGGTGCGGTTGTTCCGTGGGCGAAGGCGGGCGTCGGCGCTGTGGCGACCCAATCTTATGCCAATACAAGCTACGGGCCGGAAGGACTTGAATTGATGGCTTCCGGGAAGACGGCGCAGGAAACACTCGATATGCTGACCGGGGAAGATGCGGAACGGGAACTTCGGCAGGCTGGCATTGTTGATGCAAAAGGGAATGCTGCCACATTCACAGGGTCGGAATGTTATGACTGGGCCGGCGGAATAACTGGCAGCCATTATGCCGCTCAGGGAAACATCCTTGTCAGTGAAGACACAGTGCAGGCGATGGGCAAGACATTTGAGCGGACGCAGGGCTCACTTGCCGACCGGCTGTTGAACGCATTGGATGCCGGCCAGGAAGCGGGTGGCGACAGCCGCGGAAAACAGTCGGCAGCCTTGCTCGTGGTCAAAGAAAAAGGGGGATACGGCGGATTCAACGACCGCTACATTGACCTCCGTGTTGATGACAACCATGA
This genomic window contains:
- a CDS encoding DUF1028 domain-containing protein, whose protein sequence is MKQIPNDLVATFSIVGFDPETGELGIAVQSKFLGVGAVVPWAKAGVGAVATQSYANTSYGPEGLELMASGKTAQETLDMLTGEDAERELRQAGIVDAKGNAATFTGSECYDWAGGITGSHYAAQGNILVSEDTVQAMGKTFERTQGSLADRLLNALDAGQEAGGDSRGKQSAALLVVKEKGGYGGFNDRYIDLRVDDNHEPIKELMRIYRLQQLYFSEPKPENILTIEGELKEELITQLKRLGYLEDMNHYTEEEWHEALTTYMHTENFENREIGQGKIDREVFEYMKEQPTMHF